In Pedobacter heparinus DSM 2366, the following are encoded in one genomic region:
- a CDS encoding ATP-binding protein, with amino-acid sequence MKQYLVVIFMVTASLSLKAQHSLEKLWETDSVINLPESVLPDIKAGILYASVMGNNPNDKDGIGGVAKLSTTGKMIDHDWITGLNSPKGLGRFGNTLYAADLSDVVVIDMAKGKVKLKIPVDSAKFLNDITVSDKGIVYVSDSRTKRIHRIEGNKVSLYMENVNGVNGLKAVGDELYIAGGKTLWKADANKKLTRIAELPNGGDGIEPVGNGDWLFSCWGGYVYYVHADGKYELLLDLHLEKKNTADIGYDPVNRIVYIPTFWKKSVMAYQLK; translated from the coding sequence ATGAAACAATACCTTGTCGTTATTTTTATGGTTACTGCGTCACTGAGTTTGAAGGCCCAGCACAGCCTCGAAAAACTTTGGGAAACAGACAGTGTGATCAATTTACCAGAATCTGTTTTGCCCGATATAAAAGCGGGTATCCTGTATGCTTCTGTAATGGGCAATAATCCGAACGATAAGGACGGCATTGGTGGCGTTGCCAAGCTGAGTACTACTGGTAAAATGATTGATCATGACTGGATCACCGGTTTAAATTCGCCAAAAGGACTGGGCAGGTTTGGGAATACCCTATATGCTGCAGACCTGAGTGATGTAGTGGTGATTGATATGGCGAAAGGAAAGGTAAAACTCAAAATACCGGTAGACAGTGCAAAATTTTTGAATGACATTACAGTAAGTGATAAGGGCATTGTATATGTTTCTGATTCGAGGACCAAGCGTATTCATCGGATTGAAGGCAATAAGGTATCCTTATATATGGAAAATGTGAACGGCGTGAATGGACTAAAGGCAGTGGGTGATGAACTGTATATTGCCGGAGGTAAAACGCTTTGGAAGGCTGATGCAAATAAAAAACTGACCAGGATAGCTGAACTGCCCAATGGTGGCGATGGTATAGAGCCGGTTGGGAATGGCGACTGGCTGTTTTCCTGCTGGGGTGGTTATGTTTATTATGTGCATGCCGACGGCAAATACGAGCTGCTGCTGGATCTTCACCTGGAAAAAAAGAATACGGCTGATATCGGTTATGATCCGGTTAATCGTATCGTTTATATTCCTACGTTTTGGAAAAAGAGTGTAATGGCTTATCAGTTAAAATAA
- a CDS encoding glycoside hydrolase family 88/105 protein, with product MNKNSILGMACLASSLILTGIASTHAQSKAADLKSWPKGSSPKEIGARIAGRFVTTPHSNFNRPGPPKVITYPESCTWYGALTFAKETRDAKLLGQLKDRFEPLFGVEAKMIPVPDHVDYSVFGAVPLELYMQTKDKKYLDLGISIADKQWGPPEGPRVKPESHEFYNKGYTWQTRLWIDDMFMITALQAQAYRATGDQKYIDRAAKEMVFYLDELQKPNGLFYHAPDVPYYWARGDGWMAVGMAELLRSVPKNNPNYQRIMKGYKDMMASLLKYQTEEGMWRQLIDKPESWPETSATGMFTFAFITGVKNGWLDKEVYGKAARKAWLKLITYINENNDITEVCEGTNKKDDLQYYLDRKRNIGDLHGQAPLLWCATALLR from the coding sequence ATGAACAAAAATTCTATTTTAGGCATGGCCTGTCTTGCTTCCTCATTGATCCTGACGGGGATAGCAAGTACGCATGCACAATCAAAAGCGGCCGACTTAAAAAGCTGGCCTAAAGGCAGCTCCCCGAAAGAAATAGGAGCAAGAATAGCCGGACGTTTTGTAACCACCCCCCATTCTAACTTTAACCGCCCGGGGCCTCCTAAAGTAATTACCTATCCGGAAAGCTGTACCTGGTATGGTGCCCTTACCTTTGCCAAAGAAACCAGGGACGCTAAACTACTTGGACAGCTGAAAGACAGGTTTGAGCCGCTTTTTGGTGTAGAAGCTAAAATGATCCCGGTTCCGGACCATGTGGATTATAGTGTGTTCGGCGCTGTTCCGCTGGAACTGTACATGCAGACCAAGGACAAAAAATACCTTGACCTGGGCATTTCAATTGCGGATAAACAATGGGGACCACCGGAAGGCCCCAGGGTTAAACCTGAATCACACGAATTTTATAACAAAGGCTATACCTGGCAAACACGGCTCTGGATAGACGACATGTTCATGATCACCGCCTTACAGGCCCAGGCTTACCGTGCTACGGGCGACCAGAAGTACATAGACCGTGCAGCCAAAGAAATGGTATTTTACCTGGATGAGCTCCAAAAACCGAATGGCTTGTTCTACCACGCTCCCGATGTGCCTTACTACTGGGCACGTGGCGATGGCTGGATGGCAGTAGGCATGGCCGAATTGCTAAGGTCTGTACCAAAAAATAATCCCAATTATCAAAGGATCATGAAGGGCTATAAAGACATGATGGCCTCCCTGCTCAAATACCAGACCGAAGAAGGGATGTGGCGCCAGCTTATTGATAAGCCCGAATCATGGCCTGAAACTTCGGCTACCGGCATGTTCACCTTCGCATTTATCACCGGTGTAAAAAACGGATGGCTGGATAAAGAAGTTTATGGAAAAGCTGCCCGTAAAGCATGGCTTAAACTGATCACCTATATCAATGAAAACAACGACATTACAGAGGTTTGCGAAGGCACAAATAAAAAAGACGACCTGCAGTATTACCTGGACCGTAAAAGGAATATCGGGGATTTACACGGACAGGCACCTCTTTTATGGTGTGCAACTGCTTTATTACGTTAA
- a CDS encoding fasciclin domain-containing protein, which yields MKTIKKLIAPAVIISCLAFAACDKLPLQKNDKYVPSYYDNKLNSNVMDFMKSRPDLFSGMLEAIEYVDKNPNYKDVKPMYTESGNTYLLLTNNATTNIESANSYYSRNQFLDTDPTSPTYNQTVKGSDWSQYSVDRIAAWLKYHVLKGTYDFKNLNSIGKWVDTYGLSATNDSAKVWIYMQASRDGYLFINNYVGGTGENRPRTPDLHATNGVVHVMDRYFSAPTRKDIINNK from the coding sequence ATGAAAACTATTAAAAAACTAATCGCGCCGGCAGTCATCATTTCGTGCTTAGCATTTGCTGCATGTGATAAGCTACCGCTACAAAAAAATGATAAGTACGTACCGTCATATTATGATAATAAATTAAATTCAAATGTGATGGATTTTATGAAATCACGTCCCGATCTGTTTTCGGGAATGCTGGAGGCCATTGAATACGTAGATAAAAACCCGAATTATAAGGATGTAAAACCGATGTATACGGAATCTGGCAACACTTATTTGCTGCTTACAAATAATGCAACAACTAATATTGAAAGTGCCAACAGTTACTATTCAAGAAATCAGTTTTTGGATACCGATCCGACAAGTCCGACTTACAACCAGACCGTTAAAGGATCCGACTGGAGCCAGTATTCTGTTGACAGGATTGCTGCCTGGCTGAAGTACCACGTATTAAAAGGTACTTATGACTTTAAGAACCTAAATTCAATTGGGAAATGGGTTGATACTTATGGTTTAAGTGCAACAAATGATTCTGCAAAAGTCTGGATCTATATGCAGGCCAGCAGGGACGGCTACTTGTTTATTAATAATTATGTTGGCGGAACAGGCGAAAACAGGCCCCGTACACCAGACTTGCATGCTACCAATGGCGTGGTTCATGTAATGGACCGTTATTTTAGTGCACCAACCAGAAAAGATATTATCAATAATAAATAA
- a CDS encoding RagB/SusD family nutrient uptake outer membrane protein codes for MKQIRFTILLFGGLLILLTATRCKKFLEADPISTITPGSFWKDKADADAWMAGIYNAVQTTLNTNWFDWGEVRADNVKGAGTGTAQTKFLNNALSASDPDIVGSNGTTGAASWASLYTTISLCNYGIKYYPQMTSENIGGATATYTDYLGQCYGLRALMYFYGLRVWGKMPLITEPLETYGQPTQFPRSPIADVKKRILDDIDLALKSIGTNKTNKYNMQKAAVYALQTDVYMWFQQYDLALVASQNTITESGCTWVTNAQSWKNMFTDPSTSTETIFNLYWDNIERGGGVGVCGRLASGSNTNNYMITPRIFQELFDRTDPATSLPSDGRLTTSFDMISYKTPVEYNALNGAFGKFTLYDPAAKRSDGQPGGAFVYQANGECNVKLPIYRFADIMLLRAEALAHTGKYQDALDIVNTVRGRVGYKTQAKLTDYTGDIVTGIERTILTERQYELLGEGKRWFDLCRIGKMYDFTNGYTYLTGIMNPILAGRSGATKYEGTNIGRIMFPIASAAFNANRQLVGDQNPPYDE; via the coding sequence ATGAAACAGATTAGATTCACAATATTATTATTCGGGGGATTATTGATCCTGCTAACTGCTACAAGGTGTAAAAAGTTCCTGGAGGCTGATCCGATCTCGACCATCACGCCCGGAAGCTTCTGGAAAGATAAGGCAGATGCTGATGCCTGGATGGCGGGTATATACAACGCTGTGCAAACTACATTGAATACCAATTGGTTTGACTGGGGCGAAGTTCGTGCCGATAATGTTAAAGGTGCGGGCACGGGAACTGCACAAACCAAATTTTTAAATAATGCCTTATCGGCAAGTGATCCGGATATTGTGGGCTCAAATGGCACAACCGGCGCGGCCAGTTGGGCAAGCCTTTATACCACCATTTCGCTTTGCAACTATGGCATTAAATACTATCCGCAAATGACCAGCGAGAATATTGGTGGGGCTACGGCAACTTATACCGATTATCTGGGCCAGTGTTATGGGCTACGCGCTTTGATGTATTTCTATGGCCTCAGGGTATGGGGTAAAATGCCGCTGATTACTGAGCCGCTGGAAACCTATGGCCAGCCAACCCAGTTTCCCAGATCGCCTATAGCTGACGTGAAGAAAAGAATCCTGGATGATATCGATCTGGCATTGAAAAGTATAGGTACCAATAAAACAAATAAATATAACATGCAGAAAGCTGCGGTTTATGCTTTGCAGACTGATGTATACATGTGGTTTCAACAGTATGACCTTGCCCTGGTGGCTTCGCAAAATACAATTACTGAAAGTGGTTGTACCTGGGTTACCAATGCGCAGAGCTGGAAGAATATGTTTACTGATCCTTCAACTTCAACAGAAACCATTTTTAACCTGTACTGGGATAATATTGAACGTGGTGGTGGTGTAGGGGTATGTGGAAGACTTGCTTCTGGTTCCAATACCAATAATTACATGATTACGCCCCGGATTTTTCAGGAATTGTTTGACAGAACTGATCCGGCAACTTCATTACCCTCTGACGGCCGTTTAACCACAAGTTTCGACATGATCAGTTATAAAACCCCGGTCGAATATAATGCATTGAACGGTGCGTTTGGTAAATTTACCTTATATGATCCGGCTGCAAAAAGAAGTGATGGCCAGCCTGGTGGTGCATTTGTATATCAGGCCAATGGCGAATGTAATGTGAAACTGCCCATCTATCGTTTTGCTGATATCATGTTGTTAAGGGCCGAGGCCCTGGCCCATACAGGGAAATACCAGGACGCCCTGGATATTGTTAATACTGTGAGAGGCCGGGTAGGATATAAAACCCAGGCTAAGTTGACCGATTATACGGGGGATATTGTAACCGGTATTGAGCGTACCATTCTTACTGAGCGCCAGTACGAGCTGTTGGGCGAAGGTAAAAGATGGTTTGACTTATGCCGTATTGGAAAAATGTATGATTTTACCAATGGCTATACTTACTTAACCGGTATCATGAACCCAATTTTGGCCGGAAGATCAGGTGCAACCAAATACGAAGGAACAAATATCGGAAGAATCATGTTCCCGATTGCCTCGGCAGCATTTAATGCTAACCGTCAATTGGTGGGCGACCAAAATCCCCCTTATGATGAGTAA
- a CDS encoding PQQ-dependent sugar dehydrogenase: MKKILIIPVLLSALIFFTLYAFKDISALRGPKPDADNVGLKLPEGFGALKVADIGAKARHLVVTPQGTIYVKLARVKDEKGIIVLKENSEGRAEITGGFGNYGGTGIYMKDGYLYASSNKEVFRYKLNDKNEVIDPNKPEMIVKGLKMGRQHETKSLVLDNDGNIYVNIGVPSNSCQEQDRGLRSKGIPGCPLLDSAAGIWQFKASKLNQSYAEGVRYATGLRNVVGLDWNQQNNQLFVMQHGRDNLNSSWPELYDTKESAELPAECLYALKKGDNAGWPFMYYDGIQHKKIVAPEYGGDKKKEADPKYLEPARAYPAHMAPNGLLFYTGNMFPAKYKNGAFIAFHGSWNRAPEPQKGFFVVFQPFKDGKPSGDWEIFADNFAGTPEKAAMNKADHRPCGLAQGADGSLYVTDDSKGVIYRILYNKK, encoded by the coding sequence ATGAAAAAAATACTCATTATACCCGTTTTACTTAGTGCCCTCATTTTTTTTACCCTTTATGCCTTTAAAGACATTTCTGCACTGAGGGGGCCTAAACCTGACGCCGACAATGTAGGCTTAAAACTACCGGAAGGGTTCGGCGCTTTAAAAGTTGCCGATATAGGCGCCAAAGCAAGGCACCTGGTGGTTACCCCGCAAGGCACTATTTATGTGAAACTTGCCAGGGTAAAAGATGAAAAAGGGATCATCGTACTTAAAGAAAACAGTGAAGGCAGGGCCGAAATTACCGGTGGATTTGGCAATTATGGCGGCACCGGCATTTACATGAAAGATGGCTACCTTTACGCCTCTTCAAACAAAGAAGTATTCAGGTACAAGCTGAACGACAAAAATGAAGTCATCGATCCAAACAAACCTGAAATGATTGTTAAGGGCTTAAAAATGGGCCGCCAGCACGAAACCAAATCACTGGTACTGGACAATGACGGGAACATCTATGTGAACATCGGTGTGCCTTCAAACTCATGTCAGGAACAAGACCGGGGCCTCAGATCTAAAGGCATTCCAGGCTGCCCGCTGTTAGACTCTGCAGCAGGCATCTGGCAGTTTAAAGCCAGTAAACTGAACCAGAGCTATGCCGAAGGTGTACGTTATGCCACAGGCCTCAGAAATGTAGTAGGCCTGGACTGGAACCAGCAAAACAACCAGCTTTTTGTAATGCAGCATGGCCGCGATAACCTGAACAGCTCATGGCCGGAACTTTATGATACCAAAGAATCGGCAGAACTGCCTGCAGAATGCCTGTATGCCCTAAAAAAAGGCGACAATGCCGGCTGGCCCTTTATGTATTACGATGGCATACAACATAAAAAAATTGTTGCGCCTGAATACGGGGGTGACAAGAAAAAAGAAGCAGATCCAAAATATTTAGAACCTGCCAGGGCCTACCCGGCGCACATGGCACCTAATGGTTTATTGTTTTATACCGGCAACATGTTCCCGGCAAAATATAAAAACGGGGCCTTTATTGCTTTCCATGGTTCATGGAACCGTGCACCAGAACCTCAAAAAGGTTTCTTTGTGGTTTTCCAACCATTTAAAGATGGTAAACCGTCGGGCGACTGGGAAATATTTGCAGACAATTTTGCGGGTACGCCGGAGAAAGCGGCAATGAATAAAGCCGACCATCGCCCATGCGGACTGGCTCAGGGTGCCGACGGCTCACTTTATGTAACAGATGATTCCAAAGGAGTGATCTATCGCATCCTATACAACAAGAAATAA
- a CDS encoding SusC/RagA family TonB-linked outer membrane protein, with the protein MKKVLQRILMGILVLLSASTSIYAQTIKISGTVTDDKGEVIPGVSVQVKGTKTAVQTGQDGKYSIAINDAQAVLIFSYIGFDKKEETVGSRRTINTKLTSSLSDLDEIIVVGYGQQKKRDVTGAISSISAKTIEEKQPISIFDAIQGAAPGVRVMSSSGAPGDESDITIRGMSTLSDDGVKPLYIVDGVPMKNIMSINPKDILSIEILKDAASAAIYGSRSANGVILITTKQGEDGKPRINVDYLRSYSTLSRHIPQSNRLQRQMFDQRGKISLDPHPDDSTAYNKNADNDYQSLITQTAIRNQFDLSMSGGTQKLNYYNSLQYLDEEGIVLASFNKRATMRTNLKYQPSKKVGLSTQLSFSYQNKNNINEGKVIQQALQRGPQQTLYLPSGELIYDNGGRKNPIAEAYLRENLTSIYRAVIFQGFDYSFTNDLKFHADASADVQFNRNTTFNSKLLENGASAASTGKDETTIPVRTQGNAVLNYKKTIAVNHNLTAMLGANFEKNNLSEIQITGRKFVSENVHTLNAAGELTPSDTYSKGSGSALVGFFTRVGYDYKGRYLLNATLRRDGSSVFGTENQWGYFPAGSIGWRFSDENFMKWSKKILTDAKLRGSWGITGNQQIGDFDAVQQFIFGNYYYNNVSGVRTDTRLGNSSLKWEETTQSNVGMDLTFFDGKLSFVGDYYIKKTKDLLYDAPLPLESGFPNKARINAGSLQNKGIELMVSGYPVQTKEFTWQTSINWSRVRNKILSLPGGDYVDDNWIVAQGKEAGNFFGYRFLGIYQYDQSNAYTDDFKVRLIPQFQKDELGNVVIGKNMQPNLLGYTYPDGTPYSGTPKQLTTNGNISKGGDVIWQNQPDANGVLNGNIGNEDKIVTGYGQPRWSLGWSNNFTYKNFSLAVSLYGNFGNSIYNENRRNTASFSNSNTTPEPYYILNMYKYPGQITESYIGGTQGSDNVRKTNDYYLEDGSFIRLQNVRLGYQLPRKLIERFHIANFNLYVYGNNLLTWTKYTGFDPEVKQNSVLKPGLDNGQYPRKREMGLGLGITF; encoded by the coding sequence ATGAAAAAAGTTTTACAAAGAATACTAATGGGCATATTGGTGTTACTGTCAGCTTCAACATCAATTTATGCGCAGACTATCAAGATCTCAGGAACTGTAACTGATGATAAAGGAGAAGTGATACCAGGGGTAAGTGTACAGGTAAAAGGTACAAAAACGGCTGTCCAGACCGGACAGGACGGTAAATATTCGATTGCGATAAATGATGCGCAGGCGGTATTGATTTTTAGTTATATCGGATTCGATAAGAAAGAAGAAACAGTTGGTTCCAGACGTACGATCAACACTAAACTGACATCCTCATTATCAGATCTGGACGAGATAATTGTAGTTGGCTACGGGCAACAGAAAAAAAGGGATGTAACCGGGGCAATCAGTTCTATCAGTGCAAAAACTATAGAGGAAAAACAACCCATATCTATTTTTGATGCCATACAGGGAGCGGCTCCGGGTGTAAGGGTAATGAGTAGCTCTGGTGCGCCGGGAGACGAAAGTGACATTACCATTCGGGGTATGTCGACGCTATCGGATGATGGTGTTAAACCTTTGTACATTGTGGATGGGGTTCCTATGAAAAATATTATGTCTATCAATCCTAAAGATATATTATCCATCGAAATCCTTAAAGATGCCGCATCGGCAGCCATTTATGGTTCCCGTTCGGCAAATGGTGTAATCCTGATTACGACTAAACAGGGCGAAGATGGTAAACCAAGAATCAATGTTGATTACCTGAGAAGTTACAGTACGCTGTCGCGTCACATTCCGCAGTCCAACCGTTTGCAACGACAAATGTTTGATCAGCGAGGCAAAATCAGTCTGGACCCTCACCCGGATGATTCAACAGCTTACAATAAAAATGCAGATAATGATTACCAATCGTTAATTACACAGACCGCCATACGCAATCAGTTTGATTTGTCTATGAGCGGTGGAACACAGAAACTGAATTACTACAATAGCTTGCAGTATCTTGATGAGGAGGGGATTGTATTGGCTAGCTTTAACAAAAGAGCCACAATGCGTACCAACCTGAAATATCAGCCCTCTAAAAAGGTAGGCTTGTCTACACAGCTCAGTTTTAGTTACCAGAATAAAAACAACATTAACGAGGGTAAGGTCATTCAGCAGGCCCTTCAACGTGGCCCGCAGCAAACCCTGTATTTGCCCAGCGGAGAGTTGATTTATGACAATGGGGGAAGGAAAAATCCGATAGCAGAAGCTTATCTCAGAGAGAACCTGACTTCCATCTACAGGGCGGTGATTTTTCAGGGCTTTGACTATTCCTTTACGAACGACTTAAAGTTCCATGCAGATGCATCGGCGGACGTACAGTTTAACAGAAATACCACGTTCAACTCCAAATTATTGGAAAACGGGGCCAGCGCAGCCAGTACGGGTAAAGACGAAACAACTATACCAGTCAGGACCCAGGGAAATGCGGTGCTGAACTATAAAAAAACAATTGCCGTAAATCACAACCTTACGGCAATGCTGGGGGCCAACTTTGAAAAAAATAACCTGAGTGAAATACAAATTACAGGCAGAAAATTTGTAAGTGAAAACGTACATACCTTAAACGCCGCAGGCGAGTTGACGCCATCTGATACTTATTCCAAAGGCAGCGGATCGGCACTGGTAGGTTTCTTTACCAGGGTCGGTTATGACTATAAAGGACGTTACCTGTTGAATGCAACGTTAAGAAGGGACGGGTCATCTGTATTTGGTACAGAAAATCAATGGGGCTATTTCCCTGCAGGATCAATTGGATGGAGGTTTAGCGATGAGAACTTCATGAAATGGTCTAAAAAGATATTAACTGATGCCAAACTGAGAGGTAGCTGGGGTATTACCGGTAACCAGCAGATTGGTGATTTTGACGCTGTTCAGCAATTTATTTTTGGTAACTATTATTACAATAATGTTAGCGGGGTGCGTACCGATACCAGGTTGGGGAACAGTAGCCTGAAATGGGAAGAGACTACCCAGTCAAACGTGGGTATGGATTTAACCTTCTTTGACGGTAAATTGAGTTTTGTGGGTGATTACTACATCAAAAAAACAAAAGATCTATTATATGACGCACCACTTCCTTTAGAATCCGGCTTCCCTAACAAAGCCAGGATCAATGCGGGTTCGCTTCAAAACAAAGGTATCGAACTAATGGTTTCAGGATATCCTGTCCAAACCAAAGAATTTACCTGGCAAACATCCATCAACTGGTCAAGGGTAAGGAACAAAATCCTTAGCCTGCCGGGTGGTGATTATGTAGATGACAACTGGATTGTTGCACAAGGTAAAGAAGCCGGGAACTTCTTTGGTTACAGATTCCTGGGCATTTATCAGTACGATCAGTCCAATGCCTATACAGATGACTTTAAAGTCAGACTGATCCCACAATTTCAGAAAGATGAATTGGGTAATGTGGTCATCGGGAAAAATATGCAGCCAAATTTATTAGGTTATACTTATCCTGACGGGACACCTTACAGCGGAACGCCAAAACAATTGACTACCAATGGTAACATTTCTAAGGGTGGTGATGTGATCTGGCAAAATCAGCCCGATGCCAATGGGGTTTTAAATGGCAACATTGGTAACGAAGATAAGATTGTAACCGGATACGGACAGCCAAGATGGAGCTTGGGTTGGAGCAATAACTTTACTTACAAGAACTTCTCTCTGGCAGTTTCTCTGTACGGAAATTTTGGAAACAGTATCTATAATGAAAACAGAAGAAATACTGCTTCTTTTTCCAATAGCAATACGACTCCCGAGCCTTATTATATCCTGAACATGTACAAATATCCGGGACAAATTACCGAGTCATACATTGGTGGGACCCAAGGTTCTGATAACGTGCGTAAAACCAACGATTACTATCTGGAGGATGGTTCCTTTATACGTTTGCAGAATGTCAGACTGGGATATCAGCTGCCAAGAAAACTTATTGAGCGGTTCCATATTGCTAACTTTAACCTGTATGTTTATGGTAACAATCTGTTGACCTGGACAAAATACACAGGTTTTGACCCGGAAGTGAAACAAAATAGTGTGCTTAAACCTGGGCTTGATAACGGACAATATCCGCGCAAAAGAGAGATGGGATTAGGACTTGGTATAACATTTTAA
- a CDS encoding glycoside hydrolase family 88/105 protein, translating into MKKTCLFLLASLSSGSIFAQSNTEAVVRKVADNIIANTSFKFVNTKTNETYESTKGLASSPDIKVASKFNKWMYVNGVLTIGMIQMADVLKDKKYADYSLHNFEFIFNNLSYFETLYKAKNPRTEFGAVFNITNLDACGAMGAGLSDVNGLANKPEYKAYLQRAADYISNKQLRLTDGTLARPNPRYRTMWADDLFMSVPLLARMGKVTGDSKYFDDAIKQVESFNKYLYDTNTGLFFHNYYEDVNLQGVGHWGRANGWLAVAQAQLLDQLPANHPKRPELIKLLLRQISGFARYQDQTGLWHQLLDKPDSYLETSVTAMYIYTVAHAVNQGWIHPKYISIANEGWKGLVTKITPDGQMQDVCIGTNMDEALKFYYTRPTELNDTHGLGAFLLAGTEMVIAERNAAKDKK; encoded by the coding sequence ATGAAAAAAACCTGTCTATTCCTGCTTGCATCTTTAAGCTCAGGCAGCATTTTTGCACAAAGCAACACAGAAGCGGTTGTCCGTAAGGTGGCCGATAACATCATCGCAAACACTTCATTTAAATTTGTAAATACAAAAACCAATGAAACTTACGAATCTACAAAGGGACTTGCATCTTCGCCCGACATTAAAGTAGCCAGCAAGTTTAACAAATGGATGTATGTGAACGGGGTGCTCACTATCGGCATGATCCAAATGGCCGATGTGCTGAAAGATAAAAAGTATGCCGATTACTCCTTACATAACTTTGAATTCATTTTTAACAATCTAAGTTATTTTGAGACCCTGTACAAGGCAAAAAACCCCAGGACTGAATTTGGCGCTGTCTTTAACATCACCAATTTAGATGCCTGCGGTGCTATGGGGGCCGGTCTTTCTGATGTAAATGGCCTGGCCAATAAACCGGAATATAAAGCTTACCTGCAAAGGGCTGCCGATTATATTTCCAACAAACAGCTGCGCCTGACCGACGGAACGCTGGCACGGCCCAACCCACGTTACAGGACCATGTGGGCCGACGACTTGTTCATGAGTGTACCCCTGCTGGCAAGAATGGGGAAAGTTACAGGCGACAGCAAGTATTTTGATGATGCCATCAAGCAGGTTGAAAGCTTTAATAAATACCTGTACGATACCAATACAGGTTTGTTTTTTCACAACTATTATGAAGATGTAAACCTGCAGGGCGTAGGCCACTGGGGCCGTGCCAACGGCTGGCTTGCAGTGGCACAGGCGCAGCTGCTAGATCAGCTGCCGGCCAACCATCCTAAAAGACCGGAATTGATCAAACTCCTGTTGCGCCAGATCTCTGGATTTGCACGTTACCAGGACCAGACTGGCTTATGGCATCAGCTGCTTGACAAGCCCGACTCTTACCTGGAAACCTCTGTAACGGCCATGTACATTTATACAGTGGCCCATGCGGTAAACCAGGGATGGATCCATCCGAAATATATTTCCATAGCCAATGAAGGCTGGAAAGGGCTGGTTACCAAAATTACTCCCGATGGTCAGATGCAGGATGTTTGCATCGGCACCAATATGGACGAAGCCCTTAAGTTTTACTATACGCGCCCCACAGAATTGAATGATACACACGGTTTAGGGGCATTTTTACTGGCCGGAACAGAAATGGTTATTGCAGAGCGAAATGCTGCAAAAGATAAAAAGTAA
- a CDS encoding c-type cytochrome, giving the protein MKKILLTLLILSAAGLQLSAQTKGKKTTAAKPQMATAAVMANGKKIYNKYCLACHMADGAGVPNMNPPLSKTSYVLGDKTRLIKVILNGLATGEEIDGETYTNVMPAHNFLTDQEIADVLSFVRNSFENKAAAISMQEVKAIRAKNTKK; this is encoded by the coding sequence ATGAAAAAAATTTTATTGACCTTATTGATCTTAAGCGCAGCCGGCTTACAGTTATCTGCGCAGACAAAAGGGAAGAAAACAACTGCCGCTAAACCACAAATGGCTACAGCGGCAGTTATGGCCAACGGAAAAAAGATTTACAATAAATACTGCCTGGCCTGCCATATGGCAGATGGTGCAGGTGTACCCAACATGAACCCGCCATTGAGCAAAACGTCTTATGTGCTGGGCGACAAAACCAGGCTCATCAAAGTAATTTTGAACGGATTGGCTACAGGTGAAGAAATAGATGGAGAGACCTATACCAATGTGATGCCTGCGCATAACTTTTTAACAGACCAGGAAATTGCCGATGTATTGAGTTTTGTGAGAAATAGTTTTGAGAATAAGGCAGCAGCCATCTCTATGCAGGAAGTAAAAGCCATAAGGGCAAAAAACACAAAAAAATAA